The Poseidonibacter antarcticus genome includes the window CCATATAGTACTTCTTACAATACCAGTCTTTTTCATAACTGATCTTTAGGATACGAGATTAATGAACACTCCCCCAGTTGTAGTATTTATTTTTTCAATAATTTCTAATGTTTCAATTCTTAATTCACTTTCTTCAAGTACATCTTTCTAAGCAGCTTTATAACCATCTTCATATGTTTGTCCAAAAGCAACTGTTACTAAAAACAAAATAAAAAATATATTTTTTATTTAAGCATCCTTTAGAATATTTTATAAATAATTATTAATTTCAATTGTCACATAAGCTATATTTTGGATTAAGGAAAGATCCCCAACAATTTCTTAGTCCATATGATGAGTATTGAACTCCATTATTATTTCCATTATATTGAATATAAGCTCTGAATAATTTTCCATCTTTTAATTTTCCTTGAATATAATAGTCATTAATATCACTTCTTATTTTACCAGCATATAATATTTTATAATTTTTAATTTTAGATGAAATACCACGAAGAGACGTTTTAATTTCATCATCTACTTTTTTAATTTTATTAGCTATTCTTTTTTCTTCTTTTTTTTCTATATAACTGTCATAACCATATTTTGCTATAATTACAATTAACACGATGTATAATATCTTTTTCATTATTTGCCTAAATTATTTTAATTATTATAACATTTATTCAAGTTAAAGCATTTTAAATATGGCTTAAATTCTATTTTCAATGACCCTCTTCCCATAATCTCTAATTTCACCCTCTGGAGATACATACTTATATAAAGTAACTCTTGTAATTTTTAGTTCCTTACAAAGTTCTACAACACTTGTATTTCTATTTTTCATTGATACTTGGGCAAGTCTTACTTGAGATTTAGTAAGATTAAATTTTCTTCCACCCCTTCTACCTCTTGCACGTGCTGCTTGAAGTCCTGCTATTACTTAAACATATTAAAATAGTAGCAAGCAACTGCTAACCCTTATAATAAAGATGATGATTTATACTTTACTAAACGATAT containing:
- a CDS encoding Hin recombinase translates to MKNRNTSVVELCKELKITRVTLYKYVSPEGEIRDYGKRVIENRI